GGTCTTATTTCCAGTAGCGCCTTGAATTATTTCTTGGTTGAATTTCAAGATGACCCAGCGCAGGAGCCGGGCTATTCTTAATGCGAAGAAGAATGTTGTAAAATATCACCAGAGCCTTCTGCACTGTAGAGACGGGGTTTGGGCTAAATCAGCTACTTCCACAGATATACGAGATGTACGTCGAAAGACAGGGAAAACTCGAGTGGTCTCGGTCAGGGACAGCTCTGAAACACTTCCCAGTTCCTCTCTACTCACCAACAAGGTGAACAGGGCAAGGGAACAGTCTGAAAACGCTACTCTAAGCACCAAACCTTACAAGAAttgtgctgctgggctgtgttcTTGAGACAGAAGAACCCTTGACATGAATACACTGAGACTGGCCTGAGACAAAGTAAACACACCCCCAAAGGCTGAGCTGCGGTTTGGCTGTAGcagaacaggagctgcagcGTGGCAAGGGCCGGCTGGGGTAGAATGACGTGTTTTTCATGCAGCCCCACATCCACCCCGGTAGGGCTGGCAGTGAGGCCCAGCTCCGCCTTCTTGCTGGGAAGGTGCTCGAGGATCCAAGGACTCAAATCCACCCAGCTCTCTCGCCCTCCCACAGGTCACACTGTGTTCAGCCACACTCAAAACACCAGCACCAAAGGGGGCTGACACAaaggttttaatattttgcGGTCTTTTCTCTAAGGAGCCGGTGGCAGCAGAGGACAGTGGAGGCAGGGAACAGCTCCGTGCATGTGTGAGTGGCAGTGCATGGACTGCAGGTAATTGTGCCTGGCCAGCTCCATGCTCTGTGTGCTCACCTCTGGACTCTGCCTGTAGCAGTAGAGAACCACAGATGTGAAACAGAATCATCTGAAATGTGAGATGCTTTTAGATTAATCCCACTTCCCTGCCTAAGACTGGGAGATGAAACATAAAGTTACTATTTCAGTACACAGGCAAGAAGCATTTCACTGCCAGAGCACTTGGGAACTAACAGGACAGAGGGGGTGCAGGAAGATGGTGCCACAAGCAGGTCATTGATTAGAGCAGCCCCTGTGCCTCAGTCAATGCAgaattttctgggttttaaGGAGCCCTAATACCCTCTTGTTCCAACTCCTGAGGTCCCCCATTCCAGCAGCCCAGACACCAAGAGTGCACCACTCCCAGGATCCACAAATAGCTTGCAGGTCTCTCAGATCTACAGGGTTTGGGCAGAGTACGGTAAAATCCCTTGATGTAGCTTTCTAAGTGCACAGATAAACTGTGTTTCCTCTGGGAAACAGGGGAATCTTGTTTTCAAGTACTTAAAATTTATTGACATGCCAGGACTCACCCATCCTGGGATGGTATGGGATTCAGAGTGCAGCTTAAGGGGGCTTTAGGATCAACAGCAgggtcctgtgcagggcaagCAGAGTGACCCCCAAGGGTGTGCAGCTGCCCATGAGCAGATGCAGAGGGCCCCAGATGCCTTGTtgaagggacagggacagcacagagggCATTTGCTGGCAACCTTGGCTGAAGTCAGAGAGCGGTGGGATCCTACTGATCCTACAGGAGAGGCTGTGAAGCCACCTGATCATCTAACCCCAGAGGGAAGTGGAGAACCAGTAATTCAGGAGAAGGACCACCCCACATGCCATGACCTCCAGGAGCGGGGCTAGTGTCACCTGCCCAGCACTATTGAAGTGAACTTTGCCATCCAGTCTCAGACAGCTGGCTTTTGGGGTGGCTGGGCAGCACTCCAGATAGCAGGCAGCCTTCATCCCACCAGCACAGACTGGTTTGGCAGACTTGCAGGCTTTGCTACATCCTGCCATGTAATTCAAGCCCATCTTCTTCATCTGGAAGGAGAGAGACATTAGCCTGAGGGTCATGCAGAGCCTTTAGTATTGGCATTACAGGAACACAatgctctgcagccccaggccATACCTCACAGAAGTCCTGCCCCAAAATGCACCTAGTGAAGGTCTTCCTGCCTTTGAAACACTCGTCCCCGTGACAGGAAAATGCTGCACACACTTTGCCCTGTGAGAGAAAGGACCGGAAGACACTATCTGTCCATCAGACTCGTTGgacaaaaactgcatttcagacaGCCCTTCAGTCCAGAGGGCTCCTCTCCAcccccctctgctctgctggtaTTTGTGCTCTCAGGCTTTTTAGATCCAGAGATAAAGGAGTATTCTGAAACTGCAAGAAACTACTGAAAGACCAGCAGAGCAAGCAAGTTTCAagcctctttttccttcctcttaaGAGGGCTCTGCAAAGATAAGGACCTTCCCCTCCACTAGACTCAGGAAAGGGCTGCAGAGCCCGGTGGGTCCTGCAccctctgtgcagctgcaggctgcACCCATGGTCATCCCATTGTCAGGTCAAACTGCCTGAGCTGATGCAAGCACTGGTCTGGGGAACAGGCCTGAGGGACAGGGATAAGGCCCACTCGATGGGGCTCCTTATGGACTTCCACTGCTCCTTCAGGACTTGTTGCCCTTCTAGAGTCAGCTTTTTACCCCATAAGGGAAGTGGAGGAGGGAcctttccctgtcccctgctcaGGTGGGAGCTCAGCcatcccagcagccacagaccCCAGAACCCACGGATGCTCCTGCAGTACCTACGTTTTGGGGGGGAGGCcggggggtggtggtggtggtggctgtCAGTGGCACGGTGGAAGTGGTGGTGGGTGGCAGGTCACCTGCAGACGCACAAGGAGCCCTGTGAGGCTGGCCACAGCCCACATGGGACCCTCCAcagccacacagcagcagcactgctcacacAGCAGTCAGAGCTGCCACCCTGCCCCTCACCCAGCTCCAAGGACAGAGCAGAAGaggtgcagccacagcccctccaCGATTCTCCCCACCCATCTCCCATCTCCACCGCAGAACGAAGCTGGGTGATACCGTAGGCGCTGGCGttgagctgcaggcagagagggccagcacagcactccagggcacactgctgcctgctcacaCTGCTGTTGGTGCTGCACGGCTCCACGCTGCACCCACCGCTGCACCGGGCTGTGTAGTTCGTGCTGGAGAAACGATAAAGCTGCAACGGGCAAAGGATAAAATGAGTGTGAAGAGGTGCTGTCATAAAGGAGCAAAAATAACTGACAAACTGTCAGATAGGAAAGGGAGATGGACACAGACTTGTTAGAGCACTGTGGATtcctgagaaaaagagaaggcttcCCCTGTTGGAGCCCCCTTGCATCTCCATACCTCGCAGTAGGTCTCATTATGGCAGGTGGTTGTTCTGTTGGCATGGCCTGCATCCTGGTAACATCTCTCTCCGGAGCACTGGAAACTCTGGCACGTTTGCTGCAGAGACACCAGGGTATCACCTTGCAGCAAAGCCTCCTAGCTGACACAACCACAGCCTCACCTGGCCACCCACTGTGCTCCCTTCCACCACAGGAGATGTTCCCATGGCATTCCTGGATCTTGTGAGTGGCTGGCTGAGCAAGTCACATTGTCCCTAGGGCTGCAACAGCCCAGCAATGGCCCTCTTTTCATTTCTTGCCTTACCATTGTCTCTTCTGCTCCCTTCACAGAGGTGTTGGTGGCCACCAGAGAGGCATTGTTGGTGACCACCACCACTGAGGTGTTCTTGGTGGCCGCCGAGGCTTCCTTGGTAGATGCCACCACCACCAAACCATTCTTGGTGGCTGCTGAGGCATTCTTGGTGGTCATGGCCATCACCGAGGTGTTCTTGGTAGCTGCCAATGCATTCTTGGTGGCCTTGACTAACACTGAGGTGTTCTTGGTGGCCGCTGAGGTGTTCTTGGTGGCCATGGCTACCACCGAGGTGTTCTTGGTGACCGCTACCACTGCAGCATTCTGTGTGGCCACTGAAGTGTTCTTGGTGGTCACAGCCACCAATGAGGCTTTCTTGGTGGTCACCACCCCTACCAAGGTGTTCTTGGTGGCTGCTGAGGTGCTCTTGGTGGCTGTCACCGTGGTACTGGCAGCTGTGTTgtgcactgaaaaataaaaagctcctGCTTGGTGAAGAAAACACCAAGGGAAAACATACTCAGTGAGTTCTGTGTCCCTTCCTGAGCCATGGCACAGTCCAGAGGGACCTGTGGGAAGCATCTGTCACACTGTGGCTGGGAGGTGAAATGGCAGCCAGTGACAGGATGTGTCCAACAGGGTCCACTTGCAGCCACCATTTGGGCACCCAGATCAGGGCAGAGCcaacagcccagcacagcagcagcctctccctccCACTTCCAGCCATATTGCCTgggaaaaacaggtttttatgGGGGCCAAACCATGAGGAAAGGTTCCTCAcgtgtcctgcagctctgtcctacagagcacagcctggagaggaCAGACACAAAGTTCCTGGTGCACCACACTGCCTTTGCCCCTCTTCCCACAGGCCTCCAGATTTCCCTTTGGGATACAGAACTCACCTGCTGTGGCAAGAGAGTCCTGAAGACAGAGTTGCAGAGCCAAGATGCAGAGCAGCAAGCCTGGAATGGAGTGGGAATGGCTGAGAGCACCACACCTGCTGTCTGCTTTAcccacagcccagagagcctccaggagcacaggcaTCTCATCCTTGAAACAGATAAGCAGGGACACTCCTCCACCTTCCCAAAGCCCTAGGTGACCAGCAGCCACCCCTCACCCCAGGGAGGCCTCTGGCAAAGCCCCcaacagctggagcagagatggaTGTAGGATGGAgtcagacagacagacagacagacagacagacactgctctctgtgctgcaccAGAGCCCCGTTACCTCGAGTTGAGGGGATGAGCCACCGGTGTCCAGCCATCCTCatccaccagcagctgcagccagacctGGCAGAAGGAGGGActgtcagagctgctccccCATGGGTGGACACCCCcgtgcagctctgtgctctaCTCCAGTGCTCAGCCCTAGGACAACCTGTCAGCCCCTCCTGAGAGACTCCCCAAATCCACcgaggctgctgcagctgctgatgtggagcaggagccctggggagctgtgtgtgctgttgGTGTGGCAACAACCCTCCCTGGAGTTCAGagacagcacagccctgccacgAGCAGGAGCCACGGTGACACAGGGAAAAGTGCcaccatgctgctgctgctgctgctgctgctgctgcaaatgaaGATGAGACCTGGCTCTCCATCATTTGCATTCCAAATGTTTACCTGTTTTGCTAAGGAAATGGTGGAGATGTGACTCCAAACAGGCTCCAAAGCCAAATTCTCCAAGGAGAATGGTAATGCTCCCCTCCTGTTTTATGATTTAGGCTGAGTCACCATTCCCCCAGGACCTGGAAGGGCTTGAAGCTCATTCAGAGACCTCCAAGGCTGTTCCCTCAGTGACTGAAAAAAGAGGGAGCCAGCTGGCACCTCACCCTGCCAACCAGCCCAGCCAGCACCCAGAACAGCTCTGGACATCCTTACTGAGTCCAGTGCCAGCCTAGCCCCAGGGCAGGCACGGAACCAACATCTGCCTGACATGGCCTCACCCC
Above is a window of Parus major isolate Abel chromosome 23, Parus_major1.1, whole genome shotgun sequence DNA encoding:
- the LOC107214054 gene encoding mucin-5AC-like, encoding MLPTGPSGLCHGSGRDTELTEYVFPWCFLHQAGAFYFSVHNTAASTTVTATKSTSAATKNTLVGVVTTKKASLVAVTTKNTSVATQNAAVVAVTKNTSVVAMATKNTSAATKNTSVLVKATKNALAATKNTSVMAMTTKNASAATKNGLVVVASTKEASAATKNTSVVVVTNNASLVATNTSVKGAEETMQTCQSFQCSGERCYQDAGHANRTTTCHNETYCELYRFSSTNYTARCSGGCSVEPCSTNSSVSRQQCALECCAGPLCLQLNASAYGITQLRSAVEMGDGWGESWRGCGCTSSALSLELGDLPPTTTSTVPLTATTTTTPRPPPQNVDEEDGLELHGRM